The Sphingobium sp. JS3065 genome includes a region encoding these proteins:
- a CDS encoding DUF2059 domain-containing protein: protein MRALRSSLIGLALLAAQVAQAQGAPDAARIAAARPVVDKIFPVGTYRRMMDGTLSKMMDGMMDGVMKMPVAQLARIGGVPQGKLSSMDETSMEQISAIIDPNFRERTKRGMDAMMASMADLMDGFEPKVRDALARAYARRFDGGQLSELAAFFRTPTGDLYARESMMMFMDPEIMSEMQALMPEMMKKMPDMAAKAEAATKSLPPPRKIADLSQEERGRLAKLLGVKASDLHDGAATHDEGTK, encoded by the coding sequence ATGCGCGCCCTCCGGTCATCCCTGATCGGGCTGGCGCTGCTGGCCGCGCAGGTCGCGCAGGCGCAAGGCGCGCCCGACGCGGCGCGCATCGCGGCGGCGCGTCCTGTCGTGGACAAGATTTTCCCCGTCGGCACCTATCGCCGGATGATGGACGGCACCCTGTCCAAGATGATGGACGGGATGATGGACGGCGTCATGAAGATGCCGGTCGCCCAACTCGCCCGCATCGGCGGCGTGCCGCAGGGCAAGCTGTCCAGCATGGACGAAACGTCGATGGAGCAGATCAGCGCAATCATCGACCCGAATTTCCGGGAACGCACAAAGCGCGGCATGGACGCGATGATGGCGTCGATGGCCGACCTGATGGACGGCTTCGAACCCAAGGTGCGCGACGCGCTGGCCCGCGCCTATGCGCGCAGGTTCGACGGCGGGCAGCTCTCCGAACTGGCGGCCTTCTTCCGGACGCCGACCGGTGACCTTTATGCCCGCGAGTCCATGATGATGTTCATGGACCCGGAGATCATGAGCGAGATGCAGGCCCTGATGCCTGAGATGATGAAGAAGATGCCCGATATGGCGGCCAAGGCGGAGGCGGCGACGAAGAGCCTGCCGCCGCCGCGCAAGATCGCGGACCTGTCGCAGGAGGAGCGCGGCAGGCTGGCGAAGCTGTTGGGTGTCAAGGCGAGCGACCTGCATGACGGCGCCGCCACGCATGACGAAGGGACGAAGTGA
- a CDS encoding NAD(P)-dependent oxidoreductase, whose amino-acid sequence MADNPMLKFVGTGQAYPEKRSADDRADDFLEISRSFILDRAEEQASRCSQCGVPYCSTHCPLHNHIPDWLRLTAEGRLREAYELSNLTSTMPEICGRICPQDRLCEGNCVIEFSGHGSVTIGSVEKFITDTAWKEGWVEPLVPGAPLGQSVGVIGAGPAGLTTAEYLRVAGYEVHVYDRHDRAGGLLTYGIPGFKLEKDVVMRRIQRLKDGGITFHESFEVGRDATMEELRSRHDAILIATGVYKPRDIKAPGVGAPGVVKALDFLIASNKAGFGDAVPEHEDGTLHANGKKVVVIGGGDTAMDCVRTAIRQGATSVKCLYRRDRDNMPGSQREVANAEEEGVEFVWLSAPIAFEGTDHVTGVKVTKMRLGQPDASGRRAPEPDPGTEHTLEADLVIKALGYDPEELPRLFGAEDLSVTRWGTLRVDHKTMMTSMDGVFAAGDIVRGASLVVWAIRDGRDVTEHMHRYLRAKAKAAAGERQAA is encoded by the coding sequence ATGGCTGACAATCCAATGCTGAAATTCGTGGGAACGGGCCAGGCCTATCCTGAGAAGCGTTCGGCCGACGATCGCGCCGACGATTTCCTGGAAATCAGCCGCAGCTTCATCCTCGACAGGGCGGAGGAACAGGCGTCGCGCTGCTCGCAATGCGGCGTGCCCTATTGCTCGACCCATTGCCCTCTGCACAACCATATCCCCGACTGGCTGCGCCTGACCGCCGAAGGCCGCCTGCGGGAGGCTTATGAACTCAGCAACCTGACCAGCACCATGCCGGAAATCTGCGGCCGCATCTGCCCGCAGGATCGGCTGTGCGAGGGCAATTGCGTCATCGAATTTTCCGGCCATGGCTCCGTCACCATCGGATCGGTTGAAAAATTCATCACCGACACCGCCTGGAAGGAAGGCTGGGTCGAACCGCTCGTCCCCGGCGCGCCGCTCGGCCAGTCGGTCGGCGTGATCGGCGCGGGGCCCGCGGGCCTGACGACCGCCGAATATCTGCGGGTCGCGGGCTATGAGGTGCATGTCTACGACCGGCACGACCGCGCCGGCGGGCTGCTGACCTACGGCATTCCCGGCTTCAAGCTGGAAAAGGACGTGGTCATGCGCCGCATCCAGCGCCTGAAGGACGGCGGCATCACCTTCCATGAAAGTTTCGAGGTCGGCCGCGACGCCACCATGGAGGAACTGCGCAGCCGCCACGACGCCATCCTGATCGCGACCGGCGTCTACAAGCCCCGCGACATCAAGGCGCCGGGCGTCGGCGCGCCGGGCGTGGTCAAGGCGCTCGATTTCCTGATCGCCTCCAACAAGGCCGGTTTCGGCGACGCCGTGCCGGAACATGAGGACGGCACGCTGCACGCCAACGGCAAGAAGGTGGTCGTCATCGGCGGCGGCGACACGGCGATGGACTGCGTCCGCACGGCGATCCGCCAGGGCGCGACCTCGGTCAAGTGCCTCTACCGCCGCGACCGCGACAATATGCCCGGCTCGCAGCGCGAAGTCGCCAATGCGGAGGAGGAGGGGGTCGAATTCGTCTGGCTCTCCGCCCCCATCGCCTTTGAGGGCACGGACCATGTCACCGGCGTCAAGGTGACGAAGATGCGCCTCGGCCAGCCCGACGCATCGGGCCGCCGCGCCCCGGAACCCGATCCGGGCACGGAACACACGCTGGAGGCCGATCTGGTCATCAAGGCGCTGGGCTACGATCCGGAGGAACTGCCCAGGCTGTTCGGCGCGGAGGATCTGTCGGTCACCCGCTGGGGCACGCTGCGCGTCGATCACAAGACGATGATGACCAGCATGGACGGCGTGTTCGCCGCTGGCGACATCGTGCGCGGCGCTTCGCTGGTCGTCTGGGCCATCCGCGACGGCCGCGACGTGACCGAACATATGCACCGCTATCTCAGGGCCAAGGCGAAGGCTGCGGCCGGGGAAAGGCAGGCGGCCTGA
- a CDS encoding undecaprenyl-diphosphate phosphatase, with product MDLHYLTVILLGIVEGLTEFLPVSSTGHLILASELLGYDASTWAMFNVIIQLGAILAVVVLYWRTFWAVGMGLLHREPTSWRFLRNLLVAFIPAAVIGLALHKYIEELLGAPKVVAWALIAGGIAILGIERMVKENRFHGIADIPFVRVVGIGFIQCLAMIPGVSRSGATIMGALTLGVERRTAAEFSFFLAIPTMLGATVLELLKNGDKLTSAVVGWDSIALGFVVSFIVAVLVIKWFVGLVSRHGFTPFAWYRIIAGITALAWLSLR from the coding sequence ATGGACCTGCATTATCTGACAGTCATCCTGCTTGGCATCGTGGAGGGGTTGACCGAATTCCTGCCCGTATCCTCGACCGGCCACCTGATCCTGGCCAGCGAGCTGCTGGGTTATGATGCGTCCACCTGGGCGATGTTCAACGTCATCATCCAATTGGGCGCGATCCTGGCGGTGGTGGTGCTTTATTGGCGGACCTTCTGGGCGGTCGGCATGGGCCTGCTGCACAGGGAGCCGACAAGCTGGCGCTTCCTGCGCAATCTGCTGGTCGCCTTCATCCCGGCGGCGGTGATCGGCCTGGCGCTGCATAAATATATAGAGGAACTGCTGGGCGCGCCGAAGGTGGTCGCCTGGGCGCTGATCGCGGGCGGCATCGCGATCCTGGGGATCGAGCGGATGGTGAAGGAAAACCGCTTCCACGGCATCGCGGACATCCCCTTCGTCCGGGTGGTCGGCATCGGTTTCATCCAGTGCCTCGCCATGATTCCGGGCGTCAGCCGGTCGGGCGCGACCATCATGGGCGCGCTGACCCTGGGCGTCGAACGGCGCACGGCGGCGGAATTCAGCTTCTTCCTCGCCATCCCGACCATGTTGGGCGCTACCGTGCTGGAACTGCTGAAAAACGGCGACAAGCTGACCTCCGCCGTGGTCGGCTGGGACAGCATCGCGCTGGGATTCGTCGTTTCCTTCATCGTCGCGGTGCTGGTGATCAAATGGTTCGTCGGGCTGGTGTCGCGCCATGGCTTCACCCCCTTCGCCTGGTATCGAATCATCGCGGGAATCACGGCATTGGCATGGCTTTCCCTCAGGTAA
- a CDS encoding complex I NDUFA9 subunit family protein encodes MGRMMKDSLVTVFGGGGFLGRQVAQALMARGARVRVAQRDLATALRVKPLGGLGQTQFVAADIRKPESVARAISGSDIVINLVGVLSGDFEGSHHDGAANVARAAADAGVKALVHISAIGADAQSPSAYGRSKAAGEAAVRAAFPDATIIRPSIVFGPEDQFLNRFAEIIRLAPVVPVIGANTKFQPVYVADVAQAIANAAEKPGVHGGKTYELGGPQIYSMLELNAWIAKAIGRQRSLCAVPASLASLIAMLPGGPITRDQLAMLGRDNVVAPGANGLADLGVAATPMAAVAEKWLIRYRRHGRFAGRVQA; translated from the coding sequence ATGGGACGCATGATGAAGGACAGTCTGGTTACGGTGTTCGGCGGCGGCGGCTTTCTGGGCCGGCAGGTCGCGCAGGCGCTGATGGCGCGCGGCGCGCGGGTGCGCGTGGCGCAGCGCGACCTGGCGACCGCCCTGCGCGTCAAGCCGCTGGGCGGCCTGGGCCAGACCCAGTTCGTCGCGGCAGACATCCGCAAGCCGGAAAGCGTCGCCCGCGCCATTTCGGGCAGCGATATCGTCATCAATCTGGTCGGCGTCCTCTCCGGCGATTTCGAAGGGTCGCACCATGACGGCGCGGCCAATGTCGCCAGGGCGGCGGCGGATGCGGGCGTCAAGGCGCTGGTCCACATCTCCGCCATCGGCGCGGACGCGCAAAGCCCCTCCGCCTATGGCCGGTCGAAGGCCGCGGGCGAAGCGGCGGTCAGGGCCGCCTTCCCCGACGCCACCATCATCCGCCCGTCGATCGTCTTCGGCCCGGAGGACCAGTTCCTCAACCGCTTCGCCGAAATCATCCGCCTTGCCCCGGTGGTGCCGGTGATCGGCGCGAACACCAAATTCCAGCCCGTCTATGTCGCCGACGTGGCGCAGGCCATCGCCAACGCCGCCGAAAAACCCGGCGTCCATGGCGGCAAGACCTATGAACTGGGCGGGCCGCAGATTTATTCGATGCTGGAACTCAACGCCTGGATCGCCAAGGCCATCGGCCGCCAGCGCAGCCTGTGCGCGGTTCCCGCTTCGCTCGCCTCGTTGATCGCGATGCTGCCGGGCGGTCCCATCACGCGGGATCAACTGGCCATGCTGGGCAGGGACAATGTCGTCGCCCCCGGCGCGAACGGGCTGGCCGATCTGGGCGTAGCGGCCACGCCGATGGCGGCGGTCGCGGAAAAATGGCTGATCCGCTATCGCAGGCATGGCCGCTTCGCCGGGCGGGTCCAGGCCTGA
- a CDS encoding TMEM165/GDT1 family protein translates to MEAILTSTALVALAEMGDKTQLLAMLLATRFRKPAPIILGILFATLANHFLAALVGHSVAGALTQPWFRYAVAASFIAMAAWTLIPDKLDEDEPLKAPSKAGVFMTTLIAFFLVEMGDKTQVATVMLGARFDNILAVTAGTTLGMMIANVPAVLFGDALAKKVPMRALQIGAALLFLGLGLWMIADLRGWIG, encoded by the coding sequence ATGGAAGCCATCCTCACCTCCACCGCTCTCGTCGCGCTCGCGGAAATGGGCGACAAGACGCAATTGCTGGCGATGCTGCTCGCCACCCGCTTCCGCAAGCCCGCGCCGATCATCCTCGGCATCCTCTTCGCGACGCTCGCCAATCATTTCCTCGCCGCGCTGGTCGGCCATTCGGTCGCGGGCGCGCTGACCCAGCCCTGGTTCCGCTACGCCGTCGCGGCCAGCTTCATCGCCATGGCCGCCTGGACGCTGATCCCCGACAAGCTGGACGAGGACGAACCGCTGAAGGCCCCCTCCAAAGCGGGCGTGTTCATGACCACCCTGATCGCCTTCTTCCTGGTCGAAATGGGCGACAAGACGCAGGTGGCGACGGTGATGCTGGGCGCGCGCTTCGACAATATCCTGGCCGTCACCGCCGGGACGACTCTGGGCATGATGATCGCGAACGTTCCCGCCGTGCTGTTCGGCGACGCGCTGGCGAAGAAGGTGCCGATGCGCGCGCTCCAGATCGGCGCCGCCCTGCTGTTCCTTGGCCTCGGCCTGTGGATGATTGCTGATTTGCGCGGCTGGATCGGGTAA
- a CDS encoding demethoxyubiquinone hydroxylase family protein: protein MSVKHFPRPDFPRPGRRVTDRQRASMLRVDQAGEFGATRIYAGQLAMMGDRHPDSRLIAGMAAQEERHRQHFDAMIARRGVRPTALQPIWKVAGFALGAVTAAIGPRAAMACTAAIETEIDRHYAQQLEQLGQDDPELSTAIADFQAEEVEHRDAAIAHGAEQAPAYPLLSGAIRLGCRAAIALSRRI, encoded by the coding sequence ATGAGTGTGAAGCATTTTCCCAGGCCCGATTTTCCCAGGCCTGGCCGCCGCGTCACCGACCGGCAACGCGCCTCCATGCTGCGCGTCGATCAGGCGGGCGAGTTCGGCGCGACCCGCATCTATGCCGGGCAGCTTGCCATGATGGGGGATCGCCATCCCGACTCCCGCCTCATCGCCGGCATGGCCGCGCAGGAGGAACGGCACCGCCAGCATTTCGACGCGATGATCGCCCGCCGGGGCGTGCGGCCGACGGCGTTGCAGCCGATCTGGAAGGTGGCGGGCTTCGCGCTGGGCGCGGTGACGGCGGCCATCGGCCCGCGCGCCGCCATGGCCTGCACCGCCGCGATCGAGACGGAAATCGACCGCCATTATGCCCAGCAGCTTGAACAATTGGGGCAGGACGATCCGGAACTCTCCACCGCCATCGCGGATTTCCAGGCGGAGGAGGTGGAACATCGCGACGCCGCCATCGCCCATGGGGCGGAGCAGGCTCCGGCCTATCCCTTGTTGTCCGGCGCCATCCGGTTGGGCTGTCGCGCCGCCATCGCCCTTTCCAGGCGTATCTGA
- a CDS encoding disulfide bond formation protein B has protein sequence MKSLPLARALALILPLAMLAGAYAFQYLGGLHPCEMCWWQRYAHMAAIPLALAAYAMRGRACVSALFTGLAGLAIGISGGIGLFHAGVEYGWWQGLTACSTSPTGGSSADILNQIMATPITRCDVSPWNLFGISMAGYNGLLSGGGALLILALLLGKGSKA, from the coding sequence ATGAAAAGCCTGCCCCTCGCCCGCGCATTGGCGCTGATCCTTCCCCTCGCCATGTTGGCCGGCGCCTATGCGTTCCAATATCTCGGCGGCCTGCACCCATGCGAGATGTGCTGGTGGCAGCGTTATGCCCATATGGCCGCGATCCCGCTGGCGCTGGCCGCCTATGCGATGCGCGGCAGGGCCTGCGTCAGCGCGCTGTTCACCGGCCTGGCGGGCCTGGCCATCGGCATCAGCGGCGGCATCGGCCTGTTCCACGCCGGGGTCGAATATGGCTGGTGGCAGGGGCTGACCGCCTGCTCCACCAGTCCCACGGGCGGCAGTTCGGCGGATATCCTCAACCAGATCATGGCGACCCCGATCACCCGTTGCGACGTTTCGCCGTGGAACCTGTTCGGCATTTCGATGGCGGGCTATAACGGCCTCTTGTCGGGAGGGGGCGCGCTCCTCATCTTGGCGCTGCTGCTCGGAAAAGGGAGCAAGGCATGA
- a CDS encoding S41 family peptidase, with protein MKSNFFRGALALGALALIPATTAALADGEASSYKALDEFMDVFQKVRSDYVEKVDDEKLIKGAIDGMLASLDPHSSFLDARDFQNLRTQTEGSYGGLGLSVTQEDGAVKVIAPTQDTPAWRAGIKAGDYITHLDGQLIYGGTLDEAVDKMRGQPGTQIKLTIVRPGRDKPIDLTLTREIIQLKPVKWEVKDGIGVINIVSFSANTGADVRQAIRSIDKSLGRKPTGYILDLRSNPGGLLDEAVSVSDTFLERGEIVSQRGRQKGDVERYYAKPGDDAKGLPMIVLVDAGSASASEIVAGALQDQHRALVMGERSFGKGSVQTMLPLSNTTALKLTTARYYTPSGRSVQEGGIEPDVRVPQLSDPDYKNRPKFRESDLRRHLINEIKTDNAALEEDSKEDPRFAASAEELKKKGIEDFQLDYALKTLSRLAAKPGAVMAQAQPARKPATP; from the coding sequence ATGAAATCCAATTTCTTCCGGGGCGCGCTCGCCCTCGGCGCGCTCGCGCTCATTCCCGCCACCACCGCGGCGCTCGCCGACGGGGAAGCGAGCAGCTACAAGGCGCTGGACGAGTTCATGGACGTGTTCCAGAAGGTCCGCAGCGACTATGTCGAGAAGGTCGACGACGAAAAGCTGATCAAGGGCGCCATCGACGGCATGCTCGCCAGCCTGGACCCGCACAGCAGCTTCCTCGACGCCCGCGATTTCCAGAATCTGCGCACCCAGACGGAGGGCAGCTATGGCGGCCTGGGCCTCTCCGTCACGCAGGAGGATGGCGCGGTCAAGGTGATCGCCCCCACGCAGGACACCCCCGCCTGGCGCGCCGGGATCAAGGCGGGCGACTATATCACCCATCTCGACGGGCAGCTCATCTATGGCGGCACGCTGGACGAGGCGGTCGACAAGATGCGCGGCCAGCCCGGCACGCAGATCAAGCTGACCATCGTCCGCCCCGGCCGCGACAAGCCCATCGACCTGACCCTGACCCGTGAGATCATCCAGTTGAAGCCGGTGAAGTGGGAAGTGAAGGACGGCATCGGCGTCATCAACATCGTCAGCTTCTCCGCCAATACCGGCGCCGACGTGCGCCAGGCGATCCGCAGCATCGACAAGTCGCTGGGGCGCAAGCCGACCGGCTATATCCTCGACCTGCGCTCCAACCCCGGCGGCCTGCTGGACGAAGCCGTGTCGGTCAGCGACACCTTCCTGGAACGCGGCGAGATCGTGTCGCAGCGCGGCCGTCAGAAGGGCGATGTCGAACGCTATTACGCCAAGCCGGGCGACGACGCGAAGGGCCTGCCGATGATCGTGCTGGTCGACGCGGGGTCCGCTTCGGCCTCCGAAATCGTCGCGGGCGCGCTCCAGGACCAGCATCGCGCGCTGGTGATGGGCGAACGCAGCTTCGGCAAGGGCAGCGTGCAGACCATGCTCCCCTTGAGCAACACCACCGCGCTCAAGCTGACCACGGCGCGCTATTACACCCCGTCGGGCCGTTCCGTGCAGGAAGGCGGGATCGAACCGGATGTGAGGGTGCCGCAGCTCAGCGACCCCGATTACAAGAACCGGCCCAAATTCCGCGAAAGCGACCTGCGCCGCCACCTGATCAATGAGATCAAGACGGACAATGCCGCGCTGGAAGAGGATAGCAAGGAAGATCCCCGCTTCGCCGCCTCCGCCGAGGAACTGAAGAAGAAGGGGATAGAGGATTTCCAGCTCGACTATGCGCTCAAGACCCTGTCCCGCCTCGCGGCCAAACCCGGCGCGGTGATGGCGCAGGCCCAGCCCGCCCGCAAACCCGCGACGCCCTAG
- a CDS encoding murein hydrolase activator EnvC family protein: MKRTAIIAAFLAGAAALAASRLPAADGQAIVLQGTAGTSLSEEQSALKTARRQSDEARERSERLERQAAAARDEADQARRRAAAMAARIQQAEADIQAAQARIAIIARLQRAQAARLAAKQEPVVRLTAALQMMAQRPLALALVQPGSIGDAIHMRAVLGQVLPVIRERTAGLRAELDRSRALRATAEQAAASLAQSQQDLKQRQAALQTLEAQKRLAARDYRANADLESDRALALGERARDIVDLMDKLEEAGDLRDRLAALSGPLPRPARPDQTRAPAPERPRGPGAPPPYRLPVVGQLVTGMGEVSESGVRSRGLTIITRPDALAVAPTAGRIVFAGPYRGYGQIVIIDHGGGWTTLITGLLRLNAAVGDSVRQGDPIGNAGPGRPSITVELRRNGRPVDIVPLVGLG; this comes from the coding sequence TTGAAACGGACGGCGATCATCGCGGCATTCCTCGCGGGCGCGGCAGCGCTCGCCGCGTCGCGCCTGCCCGCCGCCGACGGCCAGGCGATCGTCCTGCAGGGTACGGCGGGCACCAGCCTTTCCGAAGAACAATCCGCGCTCAAGACCGCCCGCCGCCAGTCGGACGAAGCGCGCGAACGTTCCGAACGCCTCGAACGGCAGGCCGCCGCCGCCCGCGACGAAGCCGATCAGGCCCGCCGCCGCGCCGCCGCCATGGCGGCCCGCATCCAGCAGGCGGAGGCGGACATCCAGGCCGCACAGGCCCGCATCGCCATCATCGCCCGGCTCCAGCGCGCCCAGGCGGCCCGCCTCGCCGCCAAACAGGAACCCGTCGTCCGCCTGACCGCCGCGCTCCAGATGATGGCGCAACGCCCGCTGGCGCTGGCGCTGGTGCAGCCCGGATCGATCGGCGACGCCATCCATATGCGCGCCGTGCTGGGGCAGGTGCTGCCCGTCATCCGCGAACGCACGGCGGGCCTGCGCGCCGAACTGGACCGCAGCCGCGCCCTGCGTGCTACCGCCGAACAAGCGGCGGCTTCCCTCGCCCAAAGCCAGCAGGACTTGAAACAGCGGCAGGCCGCTCTCCAGACGCTGGAGGCGCAAAAGCGCCTCGCCGCCCGGGATTATCGCGCCAACGCCGATCTGGAAAGCGACCGCGCCCTGGCCCTGGGCGAGCGGGCGCGGGACATAGTCGACCTGATGGACAAGCTGGAGGAAGCGGGCGACCTGCGCGACCGGCTGGCCGCCCTGTCCGGCCCGCTGCCGCGCCCCGCCCGCCCCGACCAGACCCGCGCCCCCGCGCCCGAACGCCCGCGCGGCCCCGGCGCGCCGCCGCCCTATCGCCTGCCTGTCGTCGGGCAGTTGGTGACCGGCATGGGCGAGGTGTCGGAAAGCGGCGTCCGCTCCCGCGGCCTCACCATCATTACCCGGCCGGATGCTCTGGCGGTGGCGCCCACCGCTGGACGCATCGTCTTCGCCGGGCCGTATCGTGGCTATGGGCAGATCGTGATCATCGACCATGGCGGCGGCTGGACGACGCTGATCACCGGCCTGCTGCGCCTGAACGCGGCGGTGGGGGACAGCGTGCGGCAGGGCGATCCCATCGGCAATGCCGGACCGGGGCGCCCCAGCATCACCGTCGAACTGCGCCGCAATGGCCGCCCGGTCGACATCGTGCCGCTGGTGGGACTGGGCTGA
- a CDS encoding 23S rRNA (pseudouridine(1915)-N(3))-methyltransferase RlmH, which translates to MLLHIIARGKIGRSPEAELVDRYAKRLTMPFRITEMPDRGGRLPPAPPGTVTVMLDEKGKQLSSMDFARRIEGWRDSGKRECRFLIGAADGFDDAERDDADLLIAFGAMTWPHMMARAMLAEQLWRACSILAGHPYHREG; encoded by the coding sequence ATGCTCCTCCACATCATCGCGCGCGGAAAGATCGGGCGCTCGCCCGAGGCGGAACTGGTCGATCGCTATGCGAAGCGGCTGACCATGCCTTTCAGGATCACCGAAATGCCGGATCGCGGCGGCAGGCTGCCGCCCGCGCCCCCGGGCACCGTCACCGTGATGCTGGACGAAAAGGGCAAGCAGCTCAGCTCGATGGACTTCGCCCGCCGCATCGAGGGCTGGCGCGATTCGGGCAAGCGGGAATGCCGGTTCCTGATCGGCGCGGCGGACGGCTTCGACGATGCGGAGCGGGACGACGCCGACCTGCTGATCGCCTTCGGGGCGATGACCTGGCCGCATATGATGGCCCGCGCCATGCTGGCGGAACAATTATGGCGCGCCTGCTCCATTTTGGCGGGCCATCCCTATCATCGGGAGGGGTGA
- the rsfS gene encoding ribosome silencing factor — protein MTRPNPANDTAHNADSVAALHDLVLKSLDDDQAQETISIPLEGKSSIADHMVIASGRSSRQVASMAQKLAERIKQSTGRSARVEGLPVADWVLIDAGDVIVHLFRPEVRSFYNLERMWGFVDAPVAGTA, from the coding sequence TTGACCAGACCCAACCCCGCGAACGACACGGCCCATAATGCCGATAGCGTTGCCGCCCTGCATGACCTTGTCCTGAAATCGCTCGACGACGACCAGGCGCAGGAAACCATTTCCATCCCCCTCGAAGGCAAGAGCAGCATTGCCGACCATATGGTGATCGCCAGCGGGCGTTCGTCCCGCCAGGTCGCATCGATGGCGCAGAAGCTGGCCGAGCGGATCAAGCAGTCGACCGGGCGCTCCGCCCGTGTAGAGGGGCTTCCCGTGGCCGACTGGGTGCTGATCGATGCCGGCGACGTGATCGTCCACCTGTTCCGCCCGGAAGTGCGCAGCTTCTACAATCTGGAACGGATGTGGGGCTTCGTGGACGCGCCGGTCGCGGGCACCGCCTAA
- a CDS encoding nicotinate-nucleotide adenylyltransferase, translating to MKRIGLLGGSFNPAHGGHRAISLFAAQALRLDEVWWLVSPGNPLKPKAGMAPLPARLAHARKVARRAPIRPTAIEAHLRTRYTIDTLKALRPRYPRHRFIWLMGADNLAQFGQWRDWRGIARIMPIAVIARPGYDEAAHGSPAMSWLRRFVRPARQSADWTDWRLPALVLLRFRPDPRSATLLRQADPLWHREYSEMRARDPLTRRMIV from the coding sequence ATGAAACGCATCGGCCTTCTGGGCGGCTCCTTCAACCCGGCGCATGGCGGGCACCGCGCCATTTCCCTGTTCGCGGCACAGGCGCTCCGACTGGACGAAGTCTGGTGGCTCGTCTCCCCCGGCAACCCCCTGAAGCCGAAGGCGGGCATGGCGCCTCTCCCCGCCCGCCTCGCCCACGCCCGAAAAGTCGCGCGCCGCGCCCCCATCCGCCCCACCGCGATCGAAGCGCACCTTCGCACCCGCTACACCATCGACACGCTCAAGGCGCTCAGGCCACGCTATCCCCGCCATCGCTTCATCTGGCTGATGGGCGCCGACAATCTGGCCCAGTTCGGCCAGTGGAGGGACTGGCGCGGCATAGCCCGGATAATGCCCATTGCCGTTATCGCCCGGCCCGGCTATGATGAAGCCGCCCATGGCTCACCGGCCATGAGCTGGCTGCGGCGCTTCGTCCGGCCCGCGCGCCAGAGTGCAGACTGGACGGATTGGAGACTTCCGGCGCTCGTGCTTTTGCGCTTTCGCCCTGATCCAAGATCGGCGACCCTGCTGCGGCAGGCGGACCCCCTCTGGCATCGCGAATATAGTGAAATGCGTGCGCGCGACCCGCTCACGCGCCGGATGATCGTCTAG